The DNA window TTCATGGTCTGGAAATAAAAGTTTTTATCTTTTAGATTCTTTGCGGGTTTTTTCGCCTCAATAAAAAATACCGGGTCTTTAAAATTTGGGGTTAAAAAGAATGTGTAGTCCGGTCGCTTTTGGTTAGATTGAGTTTTTTCTATTTTAATTTCTTGCTGATATGGGTCTTTTTGTTCATCGTGATTTACATCCCATCCCAACGCTATGAAGAATTTATCAATAAAATCTTTTCTTGCTTCGGCTTCCTGATAATCATTCGATAGATAATGACGTGAGTTACTTTTAAAAACATCCACTAATACTTTTACTTCTTCAAATGCTTTTTCAGGATTTGTATGCATATATAATACTCCTTCTCTATCTAACTATATTATATAATAAATTTAGAAAAATAAAAACAATTCAAACATTTACTAAAAATATCACGGGGCGGGGTCAGCCCGCCCATGGGTATGATAATTTACTTGAATTTATTCGGCACTGGTGATACACTACTACAAAGGAAAATAATCCCTATTTTAGGAGGAAAGAAATGAAAAGAATGATGAGTCTCTCTTTTGCGGCAATGTTATTTGTAGCATTAGCATCCTGCGGCGGCGGTGAAAAACCCGTTGTCAAGCCGAACACTCCCGATACTCCCAAGGCTCCGAAGATTGAAAGAACAATCATCAGCCAGAGTAAATCCCCCGCCCCCGATTGGGCAGTCAACGATCAGGTATGGAGCGAAGGCGCCGAGGGTGGAACCAAGTGGCTTTATCTCCGTGTCGAAGCGGAAGACCCTCAGAAAGAAACCGCCAAGCTGTTAGCCGATGGCCAGAAGATCGCCCAGATGGCTGACGCGATTAAGCAGTTGGCGACTCACGAGTTCGCTAAGGTTACCGAAGGTATGGCCGGACAGGGCGCGGGTCTCGAGACCTATGTTTATGATGCGGTTGCCGCGGTATCCAAGAACGTGAAGACCGGCGGCGCTCTCAACGCGGGCGACTACTGGGAATATGTCCAGGAAACCAAGGGCGCTGACAGCAAGACCTATTACCGCTATGTTCTCCGCTTCAAGATCGACTATGCCGGATTCCAGAAAGCGATGAAGGACGCGTGGAATGAGCAGATAAACAAAGTAAAAGAAGTCAATCCCGAATTGAAAGAGAAGGGAGAAGCGATCACCGATTCGTTAAACGAAGCGGCGCAGACCAAGTAGTACAATCTGAATATCGATAGGGAACCTGAGAGGGTTCCCTTTTTTTATAGGAGTATAAAAATGAAAACCGTGATTTCTCTCATGTTTATGCTGACGATGGGCGCCGTGTTGTATGCCGACGAGGTCGTGCTTACATCCTCCGCGGATACCGCCCCGAAATGGGTGACCGAGACCAACCAATGGACGATGGTCACAAATAAAAAAGTGGTGAATGTGTTTTTTAAAGTAGCCGGCAATTCGGATACTTTGGATAATGCGAAGATGATGGCCAAGGTGGAAGGGATAGGGATGCTGGCGAAGCATATTAAAAGTATCGTGCATTACGAGTTTGAAATCTCGCTGAAACTGGTCGACGGACAGTTCGAACCGTATATCATGAGCACTATGTCGTCCGTTTCGAAGAATATCGACATCTCCGGAATGAAAAAAGTGGATACGTACTGGGAGTTGGTACAGGATGCGCAGAGCAAGAATAAGTACTATGTTTACTATATCCTTTATTCAATCGAGTATAAACAGTTGAAAAAGAGCATGATAGACGCGTGGACGAAAGAACTCGACTCGATGGAGCCGGAAATTCAGAAGAAAGCGAAGGAAATACTAAAAAAATTGCAGTCAGAGAAATAACATTCATAACCGCACAGTTACGCACATAATATTCAGTTACGCACATCTCAATAAATAAACCCGGTAATGTGTGGTCATGTCAAGCCGCGCATTTCCGGGTTTTTTATGCATCAATATATAATAGATAAATCTAATATTGTTAATAAAAAATAACTAAAAAAGACTTGGCTTTTTTTTCAGAGCTCATTATAATTATGCATCAAATAGATGCGGCCGGAATTTAATAATCGGGGAGGGGAATTATGGAGGACTTAGTAAAAGACTTAGTCCGTTCCAAGCGGTCGCTGGATCAGGCCGCGTTTGTCAGGAAGCGTGACGGGCGGGTGGTGGAATTCGACGCCGCTAAAATCGCGACCGCGATCAATAAAGCGTTCGAAGCCTGCGGCGAGGGTAACTATAATCACGCGTGGGAAATCACCGCGATCGTCGTGAGTAAGTTCAATAATAAAGTAGTCGAGATAGAGTACATACAGGATATTGTCGAAGAGACGCTGATGAATATGGGCTTCCGCAAGGCCGCGAAAAGTTATATCCTTTACCGCGCCAAACGGACCGAGCTTCGCAATATCAATAAGACCCTGCTGGAAAGTTTGAATATCGTCGAAGATTATGTGAATCTACGGGACTGGCGTATCAACGAGAACAGCAATATGAGCTATTCGCTCCAGGGCCTGAATTCGCATATTTCTTCCAGCATTACGGCAAATTACTGGCTGTCCAAGATATATACCCCCGAGATAGGCGAAGCGCACCGTAGCGGAGCGATGCATGTTCACGATCTCGGTTCTTTATCGGCGTATTGTGTCGGATGGGACTTGGAACAGCTTTTAATACAGGGATTCGGAGGGGTACCTGGCAAAGTCAACAGTAAGCCCGCGAAGCATTTCCGCGCGCTTCTCGGGCAAATCGTAAATTTCTTCTACACCCTTCAGGGTGAGGCCGCCGGCGCTCAGGCGTTCGCGAACTTCGATACGTTTATCGCACCGTTCATCCGTTATGATAATATGACCTATGAGGACGTGCGGCAATCGATGCAGGAGTTTATCTTTAACCTCAACGTCCCCACCCGTACGGGATTCCAGACACCGTTCACTAATCTCACGTTCGACCTCGTAGTGCCGAGCTATCTCCGCGACAAAGCGGTCATCATCGGCGGGGAGATGAAGGACGAATGCTACGGGGATTTCGGGAAAGAGATGGAGATGATCAACCGCGCGTTCGCGGAAGTCATGCTCGGGGGTGACGGGCAGAACCGCCCGTTCACGTTCCCGATACCCACCTACAATATTACGAAAAATTTCGACTGGAACAATAAAGAATTCCGCGCGATTTGGGAGATGACCGCGAAATACGGCACGCCGTATTTCAGCAACTTTATCAATTCAGAGATGAGCGAGGAGGACGCGCGGAGTATGTGCTGCCGCCTGCGCCTCGATAACCGTGAAGTACGCAGCCAGCTCAATAAAAAGTCGGTGATCGACCTCGGGCACCAGGAAAGCGGGGTACGGCGCGGGGGAATTTTCGCGGCGAATCCTATGACCGGGTCTATCGGCGTAGTAACTATCAACCTCCCGCGTATCGCCTATCTCGCGGAGAGCGAGGAGCATTTCTACGAGCTCCTGCGTAAGCAGATGCAGATCGCAAAGAGCTCGCTCGAGATCAAACGGAAGGTGGTCGAAGACCTTTCCGACAGAGGGCTTTATCCTTATAGCGCGATTTATTTACAGGATATCAAGAAAAAAAGCGGAAGCTACTGGACGAACCATTTTTCGACTATCGGGCTGATCGGTATGAACGAGGCGGTGATGAACCTGAAGCATGTCCCGTACCGCCAGAAGGCCGGCCGCGAATTCGGCGAAAGGGTGCTCGATTTTATGATAAAGGTTCTCGAAGAGTTTAAGCTGGAAACCGGGAATCTGTACAATCTCGAGGCGTCCCCCGCGGAGGGGGCGAGCTACCGTGTGGCGAAGGCCGACCGCAAGCGTTACCCGGAAATCCTCACATCAGGTACCGACGAGGTACCGTACTACACCAATTCCGTTCATCTTCCTGTAAATGATACCGATGATATATTTGAGCTGCTCGACCACCAGGACGGGATGCAGTCGAAGTTCACCGGCGGCACGGTAATTCACGTCTTCCTCGGCGAGAAGGTCGAGGATCCGTCGATGGTGGCGAATATCGTGAAGACGATCGCGAGCAACTACAAGCTCCCGTACTTC is part of the Brevinematales bacterium genome and encodes:
- a CDS encoding ribonucleoside triphosphate reductase; amino-acid sequence: MEDLVKDLVRSKRSLDQAAFVRKRDGRVVEFDAAKIATAINKAFEACGEGNYNHAWEITAIVVSKFNNKVVEIEYIQDIVEETLMNMGFRKAAKSYILYRAKRTELRNINKTLLESLNIVEDYVNLRDWRINENSNMSYSLQGLNSHISSSITANYWLSKIYTPEIGEAHRSGAMHVHDLGSLSAYCVGWDLEQLLIQGFGGVPGKVNSKPAKHFRALLGQIVNFFYTLQGEAAGAQAFANFDTFIAPFIRYDNMTYEDVRQSMQEFIFNLNVPTRTGFQTPFTNLTFDLVVPSYLRDKAVIIGGEMKDECYGDFGKEMEMINRAFAEVMLGGDGQNRPFTFPIPTYNITKNFDWNNKEFRAIWEMTAKYGTPYFSNFINSEMSEEDARSMCCRLRLDNREVRSQLNKKSVIDLGHQESGVRRGGIFAANPMTGSIGVVTINLPRIAYLAESEEHFYELLRKQMQIAKSSLEIKRKVVEDLSDRGLYPYSAIYLQDIKKKSGSYWTNHFSTIGLIGMNEAVMNLKHVPYRQKAGREFGERVLDFMIKVLEEFKLETGNLYNLEASPAEGASYRVAKADRKRYPEILTSGTDEVPYYTNSVHLPVNDTDDIFELLDHQDGMQSKFTGGTVIHVFLGEKVEDPSMVANIVKTIASNYKLPYFSITPTFSVCPVHGYIAGEHWTCPHPHTEEELRKYGKYIDAL